From Antechinus flavipes isolate AdamAnt ecotype Samford, QLD, Australia chromosome 1, AdamAnt_v2, whole genome shotgun sequence:
tagaaatgtgccaaaattaaaaatggatttcacaaataattttagaaagtgtaaggacaatgaaaataaatattttttttcaaattcaacaaTTAGAAGTAATGACTGAGTTTTGAAGGGAGAGAAGCAGCTTATAAATTTAATAGCATACAGATGAAGGGTCAATATTAATGGGGGCAGGGATTTATAGGCTAGAGATTGGAATTATTATCTCTGAGTCAGAGGTTTCCTTGGTGAATTTGTTAAATTCTGCTGAGATTAGtgttacaaaaagaaaacaggagtAAGGATAAGGATTAGAattaggataagaaaaaaaaaaaagagaaaagagttatTTCATTATATCCTCTGGGATGCTGGCGCTTAGAGACTAGTTTATTCCATAGCAGGTTTAGAGTAGATAGATAGGTTTTGCCATCAAGAATTTGGAAAATTACAAAAGTTTAAACAGTAAACTTATGGGTTATTAGAATAATGGCTTATAACAGTATGGTCTAATGAAGACAATGCAGAGTTTTTGTCAGTTACGGAGTTACAATGATTGGGTGAGTTTACAGAGGATTACACacaaaattaacttaaaaataagACTTCAGAGAGAAATTGTCATTTGTCACATTTTAGGTGGCTAAAATGATTTTTGTGTTCTTGACCCTCAAAAGATGAATTCTCTTTGTATGTGGTAGCAATCTGCAATCCTACTTCTTAATAAAGGATCACAAGGGCGGGgttgaaattttgaaaagagcATGGTTTTCTAGACTGATTTATATTAATCGTATTCTCCATTCCCTATTATAAGTTGCTTCTAttgcaattatattttttctgtctcacttaaatctgatttacatgtaaatcaagacatcatGCTGATGATGTCATCAGttattttttgaaaacaaaagtcaaatagcaacaacagcaataatgatagtaagcatttatttatttattattatttttaattttaattttatttaataataactttgtattgacagaatccatgccagggtaattttttacaacattatcccttgcactcgcttatgtttcgttttttcccctccctccctccacccccccccccaagatggcaagcagtcctatatatgttaaatatgttgcagtatatcctagatacaatacatatttgcagaactgaacagttctcctgttgcacagggagaattggattcagaaggtaaaaataacttggaagaaaatcaaaaatgcaaatagttcacattcatttcccagtgttccttctttgggtgtagctgtttctgtccgtcatttatccattgaaactcagttaggtctctttgtcatagaaatccacttccatcagaatacatcctcatacaatatcgttgtcaaagtgtataatgatctcctggttctgctcatctcacttagcatcagtccatgtaggtctctcaaagcctctctgtattcatcctgctggtcattccttacagagcaataatattccataacattcatataccacaatttacccagccattctccaattgatgggcatccagtaagcatttatttaaagctTCCAGTAATCCAGGTACTGGATcgagtgttttataaatataaaatctttttttttatcttaacaataatcctgagaggtattttaatttgattatttaacCCAGCAAATgtaataatttgatttaattatttaaatgattttatattttaaacatattattttaaagaagttagACTAAATACCatacttttcaaaaataataaagattaggCAAggagtgtgtgcatgtgtatgtgtgtgtatgaaagagagagagaaagggaaagaggagagaagagagggagaatcaTAAGACGACATATTACTCAATACATGGTCAATgccatcttcattttttcccccggTATATTTTTTGAAACTATCTAAATATATGTAGTCCTGGTGAATGTTCTCtaaaactttaaaagtcattATTCTAGTTGTTCACATTAGGATAAGGTATGGATAGTTATTGTTTTTAGAAAACTTATACTTTACTTGGAAATATTAAACattaagatataaataaataactaaatatattAGGAAGTTAATAACATGTCAGATGAATGTTATTGACAAGAAGAACTACAGAAGTTCAGAATAAGAAGAGAGTATATCTAGTTTGAGATATTAGGTATGGTATTATGTGGAAGACAGAATCTAAATGAGCCTTTAAGGATGGATAGAATTTAGATAGGCAAACATTAAGTGAAAGGGGCATTCTTGGATGGAAAAATGGCCTGGAGAAAAGAGCAGAAGTGGCAAAATAGAAGTTATGTTCAAGTTGAAATTGGAAGTCTAGTCtggtatggaaaaaaaattgagtattaTCGTTAGATTTGTAAATTGCAGCCAGATTACCAGGTTGTGGATCTTATCTTATAGGCAATGAGAAACTATTGCCAATTTTAATTtcccataatctttttttttgttactctAATATCTTTTAAGTCCTAAAGGTTTATGCTAATTTTcatgggtaagttattttttgaaatatttgatgaaaaaagaaacagttctttTGTGCTTACAAATTATACTGTCCAGTGATGCtgtattgtttatttttcataaatatattgTCCTTTACTTTGATAGTGTTCACTAATGGTAATCCCTAGGTATTTTTTTGCTAGTTGCCCCAAATAAGTCATCTCTGTTCCCTACCAGCTCCCTGAAAGAGATAAGGTGAGATTACATAGCACTATGTACACAAAAATTCTGTAGATGAAGTACTGATAAAATGCCAATTTttacaattctttatttttaatcatttgtaGGTtagttaaaaaattttatttttatttttgttatttgtagtTATACTTGCtgaacttatttcttttttagttatttgTTAACATGTTTACAAATTTTGCTtatcaataaattgggaaaacatttttacagtcaaaggttctgataaagacctcatttccaaaatatatagagaactgactttaatttataaggaatcaagccattctccaattgataaatggtcaaaggatatgaacagacaattctcagacgaagacattgaaaacatttctagccatatgaaaagatgctccaagtcattattaaccagagaaatgcaaattaagacaactctgagataccactacacacctgtcagattggctagaatgacagggaaagataatgcggaatgttggagggaatgtgggaaaactgggacactgatacattgttggtggaattgtgaatacatccagccattctgcaaagcgatttggaactatgctcaaaaagttatcaaactgtgcatacccttagatctAGCAATgatattactgggcttatatcacaaagagatcttaaagaagagaaagggacatgtatgcacaagaatgtttgtggcagccctctttgtagtgaccagaaactggaaactgagtggatgcccatcaattggagaatggctgaaaaaattgtggtatatgaatgttatagaatattattgttctgtaagaaatgaccagcaggatgatttcagaaaggcctgaagagacttacatgaactgatgctgagtgaaatgagcaggaccaggagatcattatatacttcaacaacaatactatatgatgatcaattctgatggttgtgactctcttcaacaatgagatgaactaaatcagctCCATTTgctcaataatgaatagaaccagctacacccagtgaaaaaactttgggaaatgagtgtgaaccactacatggcattcccaatccttctatttttgtctgcctgcatttttgatttccttcacaggttaagtgtacattatttcaaagtccgattcttcttgtacagcaaaataactgtatggacatgtatacatatattatatttaacatatactttaacatatttaacatgtattggtctacctgccatctgggggaggagtggggaaaggagggaaaaaattggaacaaaagattttggaATTGTCAGTACggaaaaataacccatgcatatatatcttgtaaataaaaacttatttaaaaaaaaacaaattttgctTATCTTAGGTtcatatgaaaattttatttcacaaactaaagattttttttgctGCTTTCCTTTTTAGGAAACCAAGAGCTTTCTTACCTGATTAAGCATGCTCTAACTATATTGAATAGGTGTCTTGAATGGCACTAATTAACATAAatgagcttctttttttttttttccacttaagtaataaaaaatttattaagaattccTGGGATAGCTGCTATCTCCTCCCGGCCTTGGAGGGAAACCAGCAAGAGAGGAAATCACTGAGAAATCACACAGTCCTTATACCCCAGGCCCCCAGCAAAATATGGGGAGGGGGATTAGGGAAAGGAACATCTGTCAGTCTTCATTTATCCAacgtgggggagggggggcagtgGAGGAAAGTCACATGATGGTGGGTGAGGGAGGTGGACCCGTCTGCCAGCCCGTCCAAGACTAACTCGGGGAGGAAGAGATCAGCTTGCTCTGGAGGTCAGGAAGTCTCTACTTCTTGCCTTTGATGAGGCTGTCACTTCCTCGGGTGAAGCTTTCATCCTGCAAGTTCAGCACGAGGTTGTCAGCAGTGAGATAGATTCGGTTCTGAGATGTGGCGATCGTCTTGGAGATGTTCTGGGCAGCTCGGATTTTACGCAGTTTTATGTAGCCAGGGTTCTTGCTCAGAGCTTCCCCAAGCATCTTGGCAGCCTCAGCTTCACCCTCGGCTTGTACGATCTTTTGCCTCTGCTCCTGCTTTGCCTTTTCTACCAGAAACTGAGCCCTCTGAGCCGCCTGCTGGGCCACTTGCTTGGCCTCCACTGCAGCCGTATACTCTCTGCTGAAGCTCAGCTCTGTGATGGCCTCGTCGTCCAGAATGAGGCTGAAGTCCTTGGCCCGCTCCGTCAGCTCCCGCCGGATCAACAAGGACACCTGGGCCCGCTGGGTGATGAGCTGGGAGGCGTTGAACTTGGCCACCACTCTCTTGAGCACCTCATTCACGATAGAGGGCAGCACCCGCTCCTCATAGTCCAAGCCCAGGCGCTGGTACATGCTGGGCAGCTCCAGGGCATTGGGTCGGGACAGCACGCGGAGGGAAATGTTCATCATCTGAAGGTCTTTGGAGCCTGTGGGAGAAGAGATCTTGCGGGGCCGGGCACGAATGTCATAGATGATGGGGTACTGCAACCAGGGGATCCTGAAGTGCAGTCCTTCTGCGAGGATAGTGTCCTGCTGCACACCCCCAATTCGGTTAAAGAAAGTGGCTCTTTGCCCACCTTCCACAGTAAACACGGACTCTCGGACTCCGTAGGCCACAGCCCCGGCCCCGAGAAGCAGCTTCAGCGCAGTGCCCATGCCTCGGGGCCCGGCGGGCAGCCGTCCCGCGAAGTCCTTCAGGTTCTGGGCCATGTTTGCTTCCTGGCGCCGCGGCGGGGAACTAGGCCAGGGATGCCAACCAGTTCTCCCCTTGCCCTTCCGCAGTCCCCGGCCCTGGCCGGTGGTACTTCTCTCGGGATCCGCAGCTCTCGCACGAGGCTCCGCTACTTGCTCGCTCCTCCCAGGAGAAAGGGCACCGGAAGAGCCCATAAATGAGCTTCTTGAAGATTTCAGGAAAATAGTGATTAACACACAGTGCTTAGGAAACCATTGATTTAACTATcagagaatattattttcttgggtTTCCTGTGTGATATTTTACATGTTCAAGTGAAAAATGGAATCCTGGGAATGTGTTGTTAAAGCAATCATTTCACACTTGTTTTTGCTGTTAACCAGACAGTTCCAGAATTTACAGATCAAAGCTTAAAGGCATTAGTTTGTTGGAAGAAAGGGTGTAATTGTTAAATATGCCAAGTGGTAATTATGCTGACATTTTAGAAAGAAGTATACCAAACTTGAAACTTGTACCATATCATTCATTGAGGAGGGAAATGAATAAGCAAACCTCCTATCTGCCTGAGTTGGTGGGTATCTTAGGTGAACACTGAAGAGAATATATAGTCATTGCCAATCAAGCCACATAGCATGGAGACCAAAAGATTGATCTGTAAATCACATTAACTTAATTCTCAGACGATTATTACATCTGAATGACCATTATGATAGAATCAGGATCTACCATGGTAATCATCCTATACTCCATTCCCTATGAATATTTGGCTAATACTTTCCATAAAAGACAAAGAAGCTGTCCTTCAGACTCGACTGTCCAAGAGTCTAAGATCCAGTCATTGACACTGCTTCCCAGTGGCCTCAGATCATGTTATCATGACTTTCTGGTCATAGGAAAGCACAAAAAGTCCTGTCCACAATCCAACCTCTTGAGATTTGGATAATGTCCCAAGACCTTATGAGTGACTATATTCTGCCTTGCCAATAAAATGGCTTCTATGAGATATGATAACTTTCTgtagtactttttaaaagaatgttttttcccctaattatctcttttaagtgtctattttttacttttgctttgtctaatgTCATGGTTGCTATCTCCTACCATTTTTACTCATttgaagcatattagattctactccagtcccttattttaactctgtgtatagctttctgtttcaagtgtgtttcttgtaaaaaaacaTTGTTGGAGTatagtttctaatccattctgttatcctCTTCTATTTTATGTGTTagttcattctattcacataCATGTTTTGATTATTAATTGAAAATTCCCCTTCAacctattcttttattcttttccttctctttatttcccaCATTTTCTTTAAGACGATTTTGTTTTGACTAATATTTCTCTTAATGTATTCTCCCTCTTAATTCCCcttttctcttaacttcttttgcttctttttcccttttagaggaaatgtatttctgtacctattgtatatgtgtatgtacattcTTCACTTTTTGATTAGTTCAGATGAGAGTGAAGTTCAAGCTTTGCCCACTCCTTCCACCTTCTCTTTCTCATAAGCTTCCATTTGTACATCCCAATTATGTGATATAATTTTCCcgttcttcttctcccttcttctcagtttattcttttataatctctgtccaatttttaaaagttttttattttcaaaatatacgcaTGGATaatacaagttatatgcatgggtaattttactgcattgacaactgccaaaccttttgttccaattttccccctccttcccccccccccctcccctagatccaggatgaccagtagatataaaatatattaaagtataaattaaatacaaaataagtatacatgaccaaactgttattttgctgtacaaaaagaatcggattctgaaatattgtacaattagcctgtgaaggaaatccaaaatgctggcaggcaaaaatatagggtttgggaattcaatgtaatggttcttagtcatctcccagagttcttttgctgggtgtagctggttcacttcattattgctccactggaactgatttggttcatctcattactgaagatggccaggtccatcaaaattgatcatcatatagtattgttgttgaagtatataatgatctcctggtcctgctcatttcactcagcatcagtttgtgtaagtctctttaggcctttctgaaatcatcctgttggacatttcttactgaacaataatattccataatatgcatggataattttttcaacattgaccctggcataatcttgtgtttcagatttccccctctttccctctgctccctcctctagatggcaagcaatccaatatatattatacatgataaaatatatgaaaacaaatttgtacaattatcttgatgcacaagaaagatcaaatcaaaaaggaaagaaaatgaagaaatgcaagcaaacaacaaaaagaatgagaatgttatgttgtgattcacattcagttctcaaagtcctctctctgggtgtaggtgactctcttcatcacaagatcattggaactagtatcagtcatctcattgttggaaagagtcattagaattgatcattctacagagaggactggcgagacttacatgaacttatgctgagtgaaatgagcagaaccaggagatcattatatacctcaacaaagatactgtttgaggatgtattctgatggaagtggatctcttcgataaagagagctaattcagtttcaggatcaaggagggacagaagcagctacacccaaagaaagaacactgggaaatgaatataaactgtttgcatttttgtttttcttcccgggttatttataccttctgaatccaattctccctgtgcaacaagaaaactgttcggttctgcacacatatattgtatctaggatatattgtaacctattcaacatgtaaaagactgcttgccatctgggggagggggtgaagggagggaggggaaaaatcggaacagaagtgagtgcaaggaataatgctgtaaaaattaccctggcatgggttctatcaataaaaagttattaaaaaaaaagaattgatcattctatgatactgatgttgctgtgtacaataatttcctggttctgctcatttcacttagcatcagttcatgttagtctctccatgcctctctaaaatcatcctgctgatcatttcttatagaacaataatattccataacattcatatatcataacttattcaactattctccacctgatggtcatccactcagtttccaatttcttgccactatgaaaatggctgctacaaacatttttgcacatgtgggtccctttccctcctttaaaatatttttgggatataagatcagtagaaacattgctggatcaaagggtatgcacagtttgataccctttccagcatagttccaaattgctcttcaggtTGGCTGTagccattcacagttccactaacaatgtatcactgtcctagttttcctacatccctgccaacattcaacattatcttttcctgtcatgttaagcaatctgagaggtgtgtagtggtatctcagagttgtcttaatttgaatttctctgattaattgtgatttagagcactttttcatatgattagaaatagttttaatttcttcatctgaaaattgtctgttcatatcctttgattatttatcaagtggagaatggcttgaatttttatacacttgagtcaattctctatatattttagaaatgaggcctttatcagaactcttaaatgtaaaaatgtttttctaattcattacttcccttctggtcttgtctgcattagttttgtttgtacaatttttttttttaaatttaagataatcaaaatcatctatttggtgttcaattatgagttccaattcttctttggacacaaatcccctccttctccacatatctgagaggtaaactatatgttcttctaatttgcttaaaatatcattctttatgtctaagtcatgaattcattttgaccttatcttggtatgtggtattaggtgtgggtcagtccCTAGTtttttccatactagtttccaattttcccagcagtttttgtcaaataatgaattcttatccccacaGCTGGGGCCTTTGAGTTTGTCAATCactggattgctatagttattgactattttgtcttgtgatcctaacctattccacagattaactagtctatttctcagccagtaccaaatggttttgatgaccacggctttataatatagttttaggtcttgCACTTctaggccatcttcattggcattttttcattaattcactggaaattcttgaccttttgttcttccagatgaactttgttattattttttctaggtctataaaataatttcttgggagtttgattggtatgctactgaataagtagattaatttagatagtattttcatttgtattatatttgttcagcctACAAATGAGCGCTTGATATTTTTTGAACTGagtagatctgactttatttgtgtggaaagtgtgttgtatttgtgttcatatagttcttgactttcccttggcagatagattcccaaatattttatactattaaaagttattttgaatggtatctcttgctgctggacttcattggtaatatataaaaatgctgatgatttatgtgaatttattttgtatcctgcaactttgctaaagttgtgaatttttcctaataggtttttagttgattctctagggttctttaagtataccatcatatcctttgcaaagaatgataatttggtttcctcattacctactctaattcctttaatctctttttcttctcttattgccaaagctaacatttctaattcaaTGAATTGTAATAGTAATTGTGATAGTAGGTacccttgtttcactcctgatcttattgggaatggttctagtttgtccccattatacatgatgtttgctgatggttttaaatagatgctactgatcattttaaggaaaaatctttttattcctatattctctaagagtttttaataggaatgggtgttgaattttatcaaatgctttttctgcatttattgagatacccatgtgatttttgttagtttagttattgatataatcaattatgttaatagttttcctgatattgaagcagccttgcattcctggtatattATCCTTGGGatgaatttttgtaattttgttgctaatattttatttaagatttttgcatcaatattcattagggaagttttctttttctgtcttcactCTACCTAGTTTAGCTatcagtgtcataaaaggaatttggcaagacatcttctttacctattttttcaaatagtttatatagtattggaattaattgttttctaaatatttggtagaattcacatgtaaatacatctagccctggattttttttttagggagttgattaatagcttgttctatttctttttctaaagtgggactatttaaataattcatttcctcttctgttaacttgggcaatttatatttttgtagatattcctccatttcatttagattatcaaatttattggcatatagttgggcaaaataactcctaattattgctctcccttttcatttttgagactaacaatttaattttctcctttcctttttctaatcaaattaaataaaagtttatctatttttcataaaaccaactcttaatttcatttattaattcagtagttttcttattttcaattttgttaatctccccttttattttcagaatttcaaatttggtatttaattgaggatttttaatttgttctttttctagcctttttagttgtaattcattgatctctgttggaatctttacaaactgctaactcattagagttgatagattattgatctgatcttacaagaaggtgttttgggtcagaacctgaaacaaggtactaagtagaactaattgatacaatgcttgtgttcacacctttactcattggagttcacacgtttgggagatttcaaaGTTTAGTATGAAATATCCGAATttatacctcccttgaagctcttaaggccagagagcactatgggagaaaacccaaaatcccactctctgatatagaaaaagaaagcagagaccCAGTTAagggaattcagctgaattacatgaagaggggagtgtcaagtcagaagaaaccacgagtcggagttgagctagagccaggagagaattactttggaaggcaagagagatagattcatctttgtgctggctggaggctgaagggagcagaggcaaaggacaaagctgcaggagctctcagaaccaagcagaaagat
This genomic window contains:
- the LOC127551456 gene encoding prohibitin-2-like produces the protein MAQNLKDFAGRLPAGPRGMGTALKLLLGAGAVAYGVRESVFTVEGGQRATFFNRIGGVQQDTILAEGLHFRIPWLQYPIIYDIRARPRKISSPTGSKDLQMMNISLRVLSRPNALELPSMYQRLGLDYEERVLPSIVNEVLKRVVAKFNASQLITQRAQVSLLIRRELTERAKDFSLILDDEAITELSFSREYTAAVEAKQVAQQAAQRAQFLVEKAKQEQRQKIVQAEGEAEAAKMLGEALSKNPGYIKLRKIRAAQNISKTIATSQNRIYLTADNLVLNLQDESFTRGSDSLIKGKK